From a single Oreochromis niloticus isolate F11D_XX linkage group LG3, O_niloticus_UMD_NMBU, whole genome shotgun sequence genomic region:
- the LOC109201383 gene encoding zinc finger protein 430-like, which yields MSSTQKDQHGARSQRSQEADKSHRRKREKTYSCDECGKDFTQSGHLKSHQLVHSGVKPYSCDECGKSFAQAGSLKTHQLVHSGVKPYSCDECGKSFTRTGSLKTHQLIHSGVKPYSCELCGKSFAQAGSLKTHQLIHSGVKPYSCELCGKSFNRAGNLKTHQLIHSGVKAYSCELCGKAFVLNGHLQKHLVTHSGIKAYSCDFCGKSFSEKHYRNIHLRIHTRNEVSFCDQCGKLFTTDAQLQQHMFSHTEERPYKCDLCEKTFKTPHQLKKHQQIHTRK from the coding sequence gaccaacatggagcaagaagtcagcgctctcaggaggccgacaaatcTCACAGAAGAAAGCGAGAGAAAacctacagctgtgatgagtgtgggaaggattttacccaGAGTGGACATTTAAAATCACACCAACtcgtccacagtggagttaaaccgtacagctgtgatgagtgtgggaagtcTTTTGCCcaggctggaagcttaaaaacacaccaactcgtccacagtggagttaaaccgtacagctgtgatgagtgtgggaagtcTTTTACCCGGACTGGaagtttaaaaacacaccaactcatccacagtggagttaaaccttacagctgtgagttgtgtggaaagtcttttgcccaggctggaagcttaaaaactcaccaactcatccacagtggagttaaaccttacagctgtgagttgtgtggaaagtcttttaaccgggctggaaacttaaaaacgcaccaactcatccacagtggagttaaagcttacAGCTGTGAATTGTGTGGTAAGGCTTTTGTTCTAAATGGCCACTTACAGaagcatctagttacccactctggaattaaggcgtacagctgtgacttttGTGGAAAAAGTTTCAGCGAGAAACACTACCGAAATATTCACCTACGGATTCACACTAGAAATGAAGTTTCcttctgtgatcagtgtgggaaactgtttacaacagatgcacagttacaacaacacatgtttagccacactgaggagagaccttataaatgtgacctgtgtgagaagacttttaaaactCCACATCAGctgaaaaaacaccaacagatccacaccagaaagtaa